In the genome of Cryptosporangium aurantiacum, the window ATCAGCCGCGTGACTGATCGGTCAGGGCGATACGCCCGAGATCCCGGGACGTTCCGGCACCGACGCCGGGACTCAGTCCGCGGTCGCCACCGCGGCCACGGCGCGGGCGGCATGGCGCAGATCGGCGGCCGCCCGCTCCGGATCCGGGTCGGTCAGGTACTGGAGCAGCAGCCCGTCGACGAACGCCGAGACCAGCCGCGCGACCTGCTCGGCGGGCAGGCGCAGATCCCAGCCGGCCAGCGCCGCGGTCTTGTCGACCCAGGCTTCCCGCCGCTCCTGGTTCCACCGGGCGAGGCTGCCGGCCAGCCCTTCCCGCACCGCGTGCAGCGTCACCTCGAACCGGGCCAGCTGCGCGCCCGGCTCCTGGCCGACCAATTGCTGCCACAGCTCCTGCAACGCCTCGGTCAGCCAGTCGCCGAACCGCTGGTCCGGTCCGCCGACCGCAGGCAGCGCGTGCCGGGGCGCGACCAGCATCTCCTCGACGACGGCGCGGAACAGCGCTTCGCGGGTTTTGAACACGTGCTGCAACGTGCTCAGCGCGATCCCGGCCTCGTCAGCGACCGCACG includes:
- a CDS encoding TetR/AcrR family transcriptional regulator, which produces MPYVSSGIRRRQIVLAARRVLERRGLARASLRAVADEAGIALSTLQHVFKTREALFRAVVEEMLVAPRHALPAVGGPDQRFGDWLTEALQELWQQLVGQEPGAQLARFEVTLHAVREGLAGSLARWNQERREAWVDKTAALAGWDLRLPAEQVARLVSAFVDGLLLQYLTDPDPERAAADLRHAARAVAAVATAD